The nucleotide sequence TCCAGCCTTGCGTGATCTCCTACTCTGCCTGAGTGCTACTTTTCATTTACTACAGTTTAAATTGTTTACTAAGTCAATAGCGGTGCGCAGGGCAGGTGGCAAGCCGGCAAAGGACGCAGTCATGAAAAAGATCTTGATGGTGGTAAGCAGTTTTGAAAAATACCCGCAAAGCGCCAGGGCCTGTGGGCTATGGCTGGGGGAGGCCGTCCATTTTGTCAGTCGGGTAGAGGCTGCGCGCTATACCGTGGACATCGTCAGTCCGCGTGGTGGTTACACGCCGATAGATCCGCTCAGCCTGGCATTGGCCGACGAGCTGGATTGGGAGTGGTATCAGAACAAGAGCTTCATGAACCGGCTGGGCAGCACGCTGCAGCCCGCCGCGGTGCGTCCGCAAGACTATGCCGCCATTTATTTCGCCGGCGGCCATGGTGCGGTGTGGGATTTTCCGGACAATGCCGCGCTGCAAGCCATAGCCCGCGAGATCTACCAGCAGGGTGGCGTGGTGTGTGCGGTTTGTCACGGCGTGGCCGGCTTGCTGAATATCCGGCTGGACGATGGCAGCCTGCTGGTTGAAGGCAAGCAGATGAGCTGTTTTTCCAATACCGAGGAACGGCTATCCGGGCTGGCCGGGCAGCTGCCTTTTCTGCCGGAAAACGAGCTGGTCAAACGGGGTGCCCGCTATCACAAGGCACCAGAACCATGGGACCCGTTCGCGCTGGTGGACCAGCGTGTGATCAGCGGTCAGAACCCGGCCTCCACCGCACGGGTGGCCGAATTACTGCTGGAGGCATTGCGCACACACTCATGGCCGTGACTGCACGGCCGGATCACAGCGTAAGATACGCCTGTTCCGGCCCGAGGCCGCAGTCAGCACAAGGAATCGTCATGAGTGTATTCATCTTTGCCACCTTGCAATGCAAGCCGGAGTGTACTGCCGCGGTGGGTGCCGCCATGCGCGACATGCAGCAAGCCAGCCGGCAGGAGGCTGGCTGCCAGCAATACCAGGTATTGCAGCCGGCGGATCAGCCCGATGTGCTGCATGTGTTCGAGGCTTATCAGGATATGGCGGCGGTCGAGGCGCATCGGGCCGCCGCGCATTATCTGGCTTACCGCGAGTGGGTGGCGGACAAGCTGGCCGCACCGGTTGAGGTAAAACTGCTGCAGCCCTTGGACTGATACCCCCTTTTATCGCGAAAGGCTTCTGTCGAAACAAGGCCCGCTGCTCGCGGGCCTTGTCATTGCTGTTGCGACTGCTTCCTCAGCGACTGGCGCGTGCTGCCGGCGGTTCTGCAATGGCTTCGATACGTCCCAGCAGGAAGACAAAGGCCAGCATGCCGATGATCAGCATCACCCCGGCGACCAGAAAGGCATTGGTAAAGGAGTGGGTGCTGCCCACGATATAGCCGGTGACGATGGGGGCTACCGCACCCATCATATTGTTGGCGAAGTTCATGATGCCGCCCACCGTGCCGGTGCCGCCATGCGGTGCAATCAGCGAGGGCAGCGACCAGCCCACCGGTGCGGCAGCCGCCAGCCCGCTGAGCGCGATGGTGATCCAGATGATGGCGATGACCGGGTCGCTGGTGGTGGTGGCACCGAAAACCGCCAGCCCCAGCAGCATGCCGCCCAGCAACACGCCTTTGCGCACGCGGGTTTCATCGTGGCCACGGGCAATCAGGTGGTCGATCAGCCAGCCGCCTACCAGCAGGTCCGACAGGGTGGCGAATATCCACGGAATGGCGGCATAGCTGGCCGATTTCAGAATGCTCATATGCATGGTCTGCACCAGATAGCCGGGCAGCCAGGTGAGAAACAGATAGAACACATAGCCATAGGCGGCAAAGCCGATGGACAGCCCCCATACCTTGCGTTGCCGCAACAGGTAAGCCAGCATGGCCAGCGATCCGCTCTGGCCCACTCCTTCCGCTGTGGCTCCCCCCTCCACGATATGGCGGTATTCGGCGGCCGACAGCTTGCTGTCCTGGCTAGGGTCGCGATAGATCAGGGTAAAGGCGATGAAGTAAGCCACGCTGAGTAGTGCGGTCAGGCCAAAACCCCAGCGCCAGCCCAGATGCACCACGGTCAGCGCCACCAGTGGCACGCCAATCACATTGGAAAACTTGGCCGCAGCATCGAAAACTGCCGTCGCCATGGCGCGCTCACGGCGCGGAAACCAGTAGCCGGTGGCCTTGGCGCTGACCGGAAAGCCTGGTGCCTCGGCCACACCCAGCAGGGCACGCGCCACGAAAATACCGCCAAAGCCGCCGGCACAGGCGGTCAGGGTGGAGGCCACCCCCCACAGCAATGCCCCCCAGCGGCCCACCCGGGTCACGCCAAACCGGTCCAGAATCATGCCGGTCGGAATCTGCAGTAGCGCATAGGTCCAGAAAAAGGCACTGAACAGCAGGCCCAGATCACTGTTGGACAGGTGAAATTCCTGTTGCAGCTGCGGTGCGGCCACCGACAGGCTGATGCGGTCGAAATAATTGACCAGTACGCCAATGCCCAGCAGGCCGCCTATGCGCCAGCGACGTTGCGGCATGGCCATGGTGTGTTGTGTTGTCACCTGAATTCTCCTTGGTAGGGATGTGTTGTTATTGGTCTTGCACCAGCTGTTGCAGCAGCTGCTGTAACAGGCTGTCCACTGGCTGGCTGACATCACAGCGGATAAAGCTTTCATCGCCAGCGGGTTCTTCCAGATCGCGGAACTGGCTGTCCAGCAGGGTGCCGGGCATGAAATGGGCGCTGCGGGCGGCCATGCGTTCGGCAATCAGTGCTTTGCTGCCAGCAAGATGCACAAACAGCAGCTCCGGATCGCCCCGGCGCAGCGTATCGCGGTAGCGACGCTTGAGTGCCGAGCAAGCCAGCACCATGGCTTCGCCCTGGGCCACCCCGCTGGCCAGCCGCTGTGCCAGCAGGTCCAGCCAGCTGGCCCGGTCGGCATCGGTCAGCGGGATGCCGGCCGACATGCGCGCAATATTCTGCGCCGGGTGATAGCTGTCGCCTTCGATGTAGCTGGCATGGAGCGCATTGGCCAGAGCCAGGCCCAGGCTGCTTTTGCCACAGCCGGCCACCCCCATGACCACGATATTGGGAATTTTCATGTTAGCGCTAACATATTGCGGTGAAAGAAAACCGCCGAAGCGGTGAGTGCGAAATGTTAGCGCTAACAAATTTGCGACGGCAATGTCTTTTCATGCTGCATGGCAGCAGAACATGGCCGCTTTGCCAGCGCATGCGTTGCCGGTCAGCGCACGGCTGGCGCGTCACGCAATTGGCTGTTGCTGAAAGCGTATGTGAATCAAGGGTTTGGTTTGCTGGCGTGGATGGTCTGGGGCGGTTTGCCAGCGGGGGCGCTACTGTGGGCAAGCCACCACAGCAGCTGTGCTCAGGTACTGCCGCGCTGTTGTAGCTGGAAGCCCAGATCCAGGCAGCGGCTGCCAGTATCGTCGTGCTGTCCCTGCAGCTGTTGCAGCAGCAGACGGGCAGCGGCTTCGCCGATGGCAAAGCGTGGGGTGGCGATGGTGCTCAGTGCCGGGGTGGTCCAGGCTGCGGCCTGCAAATCGTTGAAGCCGCCAATGGCCAGTTGTGCGGGAACAGCAATGCCGCGCTGCTGGCAACGGGCAATGGCACCGATGGCCAGGTCGTCATTGCAGCAGAATACGGCGTCGCAGTCGGGATGGGCGGCCAGCAGCTGATCGAGCATGTCCGCGCCCAACTGCATGCTGGACGGTGCCGGGTTCAGCCATTCCAGCGCCGGATCATGGCAGCCGGCAGCTGACAGTTCCAGCCGGTAGCCTTGCAGCCGCTTCAGCACCCGCTCGTCCAGCTGGGCAGCCAGATAGGCGATGCGCCGTCTGCCGCGTTGCAGCAGATGGCGGGTCATGGCGGCACCGGCTGCTTCCTGCGACAGCCCGACACAGGGCCTGCCATCGTCACTCAGATCCATCATGTACACCGCTGGTAACTGGCGTTCCTCGACAATGCGGCTGAATGCTTCGGCCTGCTGCAGCCCGGTGACCAGCAAACCGTCCGGGCTGTGTTGCAGATAGGCGCGCAGCAGCGCCAGCTCTTCGCTGTCGCTGTAATGGGTATTGCCGATCAGCATCTGGTAGCCGGCCGGCTGCAGCACCGATTCGATGCCGGCCAGCGCGTCGATGAATACGGTATTGCTCAGCGAGGGGATCAGCACCAGTACGGTGTGCGAGCGGGCTGATGCCAGCTGGCGGGCCGAGCGGTTGGGTACATAGCCCAGTTGTTCGACCACCTGCAGGATTTTTTCACGCAGGGCCGGTGTGACCCGCTCTGGCGAGTGCAAGGCGCGGGAAACGGTAATGGCGCTGACGCCGGCAGCCAGACCGACATCATGCATGGTGACGCCGGTGCCGGAACGAAGGCGCGGTTTTCTCGACATGCTCTACCTGCTGTGAAAGCCGGGCGACGCTGCCCGGTGGCGGAATTGTAACGCAGTCAGGCCCGCCCACGCTGTTTGCCGCTTGCTCTGCCCTGTTTGAAAATGCGGCGGCGGCGGTTATAGTGCCCCTCCCCAAAGTACAGGAGTCGACCCGGCGTGATCGCACGCGGTGGTGGCACGGTAGAAATGCAAAAACTGTTTTATGGCTTGTTGCTGCTGGCATTGTGCGGCTGCGACCGGGACGGTGGCGTCAAGCTGCCGCGTGAGGTGAAGGCGCTGGCCCAGTTGGGCGAAACCGTGATGCGGCAGCTGGAGGGTGCCAGTGGCCAGGCGGCAGGGCCGGTGGGTGGGCAACAGGGCAAGGTGGTGCTGTCTGCGCTGGTGCGGGGTGACAAGGCGGTGGGCCATCGCGATTTTAACGGGGCCAAGCGTGTGCTGCCCAAGGTGTTTGCCGGCATGCAGGAGGATTTTTATTGCGGCTGTGCTTACGAGGGCAAGGCGGTGGACTGGTTGTCCTGCGGTTATGTGCCGCGCAAGAACCCGGAACGCGCCCGTCGCATCGAGTGGGAACACGTGGTGCCGGCCTGGGTGCTGGGCCACCAGCGCCAGTGTTGGCAGCAGGGCGGCCGCAAGAATTGCTCGAGCAATGATGAGGTTTACCGGCTGGCGGAAGGTGACCTGAACAATCTGGTGCCGGCAGTGGGCGAGGTGAATGCCGATCGCAGCAATCTGTCCTATGGTGCCTGGGCCAAACAACCGACCCGCATCTACGGCCAGTGCGGCACCGTAGTCGATTTTGCCGGCAAGCGGGTTCAGCCGCGTGAAGAGGTGCGTGGGCGTGCGGCCCGCATCACCTTGTACATGCATCAGCGTTACGGGCTGAACATGAGCCGGCAGGACCGACAGCTGATGTGTGCCTGGGCCAGGCAATATCCGGTGGATGGCTGGGAGACACGGCGCAATGCCCGCATCGTCAGCCTGCAGGGCGAGGGTAACTTCCTGGTCAGCCAGCCGGCGCGGCTGGCTGATGTCTGCGGCTAAGACTCGCTAACGATAGCCGCCCTGCTGCTGGGGTGCGCCTCCTTGCCGTACGACTTGTCGTGTCGGCGTCGGCACGCCCTGGCCGGGGGCATCTGCGAGATTGTTTGCAGCTTTAGTCCTGTGCTACTCAGGCAGCGGGGCTGTTCTTGCGCCGGCTGCGCGCGGGTTTGGCGGCGACGGCTTCGCTGGCGGCCGGCTGTTCTGCCTCTGGTGCGGCGATCTCGGCGGCCGGTTTGTCTGTACTGGCTGCGGCCGGGGTGCTGCTGTCATCCACACGCAGGTCGGGGGCGATTTCGGTGAGCAGTTGTTCCAGCAGTTTGCTGCGGGCGGCAATATGGTGATCGAAGCGCCAGTCTTTCAGCAGATCCAATGCCACTTCGAAATAGCGCATATCGATCTGGTATAGCGTACCCAAGTCAAAGGGCCGGCCCATTTCCAGTGCGGCGGCCAGGTCCTTCAATACCTGGACTTGCTCATGATCCTTGTTTTCTTCGATAAAACGGCGGATTTTCTTGGCGGCGTTCATGATGGCATTCCTCGGTGTCACAGCGCTGACTTAATCATGTCAAGTAACAACAGCTGAACTTAAGTGTTGTAAAAACCGGGGTACAGTCTGCCACAGGCTTTGTTTGAAAATGATGACCAATTTATGACAGTGAGCGAAATTGTCATCTGCGCTCAGCGTAAAGAATGCCAGCGGGGTGTGCGCAGCCGCCCAGACCAGCCGGGCGGCTTGTGGACTGGCTACCGAGTGACTAGCCGCCGTGATTGGCGTCGAAGCGCATGTTCAGTACGCCTTCCTGCACATCCAGGCAGTACTGTGACCAGCGCATGTCTGGCCACAGCAGTTCGGCGGTCAGGGTTTGCGGATGGTAGGCCGCGGTGTAGAGCGTGCCATAACCACGGCCATAGGCGGTCTGGAACAGTGGCGGCCGCAGCAGGGTACGCAGTACGTCATCGGCGCTTTCCGCCTTGCGCACGCCCTGGCTCAGCATCCATTCCCGCTCTTCCGACAAGGTGGCACGGGCATGGGCCTGCCATTCCACCCCGTGTTGATGGTTGGCTACTGCGGTGCGGCTGACTACTTCGGTGGGCCGGTCCGGGGCGACGAATACCGTTGCCCAGTGGCTGTGCTTGTCCAGCAGGCTGATGTTGTAGGTCATGTGCACCGGCAGGCGCTGCAGGATGGCCACGGCTTCTGCGGTGGTGCTGGCGGTTTCCAGCAGATAGCGCATCACCAGCGGAATACCGAAGCCCTCGCCAACGGCGGTGCGGCCACCAAAGGACAGCGAGGCCGCCAGCCCGTCCTCGTTGATGCCATCCAGCGCACCCCACAGGCAGTCGCTCATTGCCAGCACCTGGCGGCCCAGCCAGCGTGTGGACAACCAGCTGCCTTCCAGCAGGGCCGGAGCGTAGTCGTAATTGCGTGCCAGCAAGGGGCCTGCTACGCCGTAGGGATCGATCCATACCGCTTGCGAGCAGCCGGAAATATACGATGGCGGACACCATTGCGACAGAAAACGCGCTTCCAGATCGCCGCCACCGGCCAGTTCGCATAGTTGTTGATACAGCCCGGCCAGCTCGGGCATGTGCTGGCGCAGCGCCCGCCGGCCAGCCAGATACGAGGGCCGGGCACGATGGCCATCGCGCAAAAACCATTGCTGATAAGCCGGCCAGCGCAGCTGAAACAGCCCTTGCCAGCGCGCTCCCGGCGTGTCTTCCCGGATTGCTTCGAATGTACAGCGCATGTGTCTCACTAGGTTGATGGCCGCCACCCTCTTGCCGACGGCGGCCAGGGTGGCGCTGAGCGGATTATAGGATCTTGAAGGCACCAGGGGCGGGGACTTGCTCTTCGTGCACGGCCATGATGGGCTTGGCGGCATAGTATTTCTTGATGCCGGTGATCCAGTTTCGTGCGCGCTCGTTGAGGGCGAAGTCGTCTGTCATGGAGCGGCCACGGGTGATCAGGATGCCCAGGTCGGCACCTTCATAACGGTAGTCACCCGGCCCGCTGATGCGCAGGAAGAAAGCCTCGTTTTCCGATTCGATGTCCTGACGCTTGTAGTCGAAGCGGTGGTAGGACACCGAGCCATCGTCTGCCATGCGATAGATGCCGGTGGCTGGAGCATGGGTGATGATGTCCACATTGTTGGCCGTATGCTTGATCACCAGCTGGCTCCAGCTGTCGATGAAGGCCGGATTGGCCCAGCGCGCGTTGAGTTCCTCCACGTCCAGTTCGAACTCGATGCCGGAAAATTCCAGCAGATGGAACAGGAAGAGCGGGACATCGGCATAGGCGAAGGCGGCGTGGTTGGTCATCGGGCTGGCACCGCAGATACGCGGATTCAGTTCGCCCAGATAGACCTCGTCGGTGTCCTTGTCGATGAGGAAGTCCAGGTCAAAGTAGCCGCGATAGCCCTCGGCCATCAGTTGGTTACCGAAGCGGTAAGCCATGTCGCGTGCCTTGGCACGGACTTCCTCGCTGAAGGCACCGGGGAAGATTTCATTGCCGCACCAGCCGCCGCGATAGGGGGTCAGTTCTGCCTCGCCGACGACCTCGGTCAGCAAGGGGCCGACCAGCGTGCCGCTGCGGGTGGCACAGGCTTCCAGCGTGGCGCCCCGGCAGTTGATGCGCTTCATGATCTTGACTTCCGGGTCCTGGATGATTTCCTCGGCATGCCGGTCGAAGTCGCTTTCGCTGGAGATGAAGAAGGTGGTATGGCCGGAATCGCCAAAGGCAGTCTGCACCACCAGCTGTTCGCCCAGACCATGTGCTGCGGCAATCTCACGCAGATGGGCATAGCTGTCCACCTTGCACAGGGCATTGGGGACCGATGGCACACCGGCCTTGTTGCCGATGCGCACGGTTTCCATCTTGTTGTCACAGCGTTCACGCAAGGCGGCGCTGGGGAACCACACTTCAATGCCCAGCTCCTCGCACAGCCGTTCGGTTTCGGCATCGAACATCAGAAACACCGCCACCGGGCGGCCGCCGGCGCGCTCGACGTAATCCACCACATCCTTGTGCTGCAGCAGATAGTTGTTGATGTCCTCGATGGACTGGAATTCTTCATGCGGGAGTTGCGGCGGCACGAAGACATTGGGATGGCGGCCGTCGAAGCAGTCGATGTAGTTGATGTATTTGAAGCGGTTGACCCACTGGTCTATGCCCAGCAGGTTGAAGTTGGTGGCGCTGATGAAGTAGATCGGCCGTTCATTGCGGTGAAACAGCAGACGCAGATCGGAAATATTGCTGACTTTTTGCATGGGGTGCTCTCCCTGAGCGGCTCGCGGTGGGGGTTTCGGTGTCTGCTGCTGAGCTGCTTGCAGCCAGGCCAGCAGCCATTGGCGGCAGTAGCGCAGCCAGCCTGATACCAGGGTGTGATCTTTCATTCCTGGCTCTGGCTGGCGGCCAGTGCGTCGCTGTCGGCCTTGATTTCCGCCATCGGGCCGCCCGGGCCGGACAATTCACCCTGATGGTGGTCTTCCGGTTTGGTCAGTGGGCCCAGCTGGTATAGATAGCTGTCCAGGCCGCTGTCGCGCTGGTACACCGGGAAGTCGCAGCGCCGGTCGCGGAAGCTCTTGAGCGGCTGGCCCAGGCCACGCAGGCCGCGTTCGCGTTCACGTCTGACCTTGTCGAAGTCGATTTCCACCGGGATGATTTCCGGGCCATTGCCCGCCTGATGCAGCACGTAGCCGGCAGGATCCACCAGGATGGAGCGGCCGACACCGCCATCACCCACCCCGTTGATGTCGAGGAAATACACCTGGTTGGTGACGGCGGAGGCACGGGCGATGGCCAGTTCCACCTCGCGGTCTATGGTGTCGGTCATGGTGGGGTGCAGGATCACCTCTGCGCCCATGGCGGCCAGCGTGCGGGTGGTTTCCGGGAACCACATGTCGTAGCAGATGGAGATGCCGATACGCCCGGCATCGGGCACGTCGAACACCACGAACTGGTCGCCGGCGGTAATGCCTTTTTCGTAGGGCAGGAAGGGAAACAGCTTGCTGAAGCGGGCGATGACCTCGCCTTGCGGATTGATCACCGGGCTGGTGTTGAAAACATGGCCATTGCGCAGTTCGAACAAGGAACCCGGAATCAGCCAGATGCCGTGCTGGGCCGCGATCTCGCACAGCCGCTGCTCGGCATCGCCCGGCATGGCCTCCGCTTTCAGCGGGCTGGGGCCGTAAGCGGCCAGCTCGGAAAACAGCACCATGTCGACCCAGGGAAAGCGGTGTTTGACATGGGCGACGTAATGCCCCATGCGCGTGATGTTTTCTTCGAAGGCGGAAACCGACATCTGGATGCCGGCAATGGCGAAGCGTTTCAAGGTCTCTCCCGTATGGATGCACGCGCTGCCGTGTGGCCAGGCGTGAAGCACAGGCCAGGCGTGCTGATGCAGCGCTTGGCGATGTTGGTGGGAGAGCAGTCTACAAATGTGGGAAGGCGGCCAGAAATAGCCGATTTCTGATTCACTAGCCGGGAAATGGACTATCCATTTGGCTGGAAATTTCCAGGCTATGCCGGATGGGAGAGTGGG is from Aquitalea aquatilis and encodes:
- a CDS encoding gluconokinase — translated: MKIPNIVVMGVAGCGKSSLGLALANALHASYIEGDSYHPAQNIARMSAGIPLTDADRASWLDLLAQRLASGVAQGEAMVLACSALKRRYRDTLRRGDPELLFVHLAGSKALIAERMAARSAHFMPGTLLDSQFRDLEEPAGDESFIRCDVSQPVDSLLQQLLQQLVQDQ
- a CDS encoding LacI family DNA-binding transcriptional regulator, encoding MSRKPRLRSGTGVTMHDVGLAAGVSAITVSRALHSPERVTPALREKILQVVEQLGYVPNRSARQLASARSHTVLVLIPSLSNTVFIDALAGIESVLQPAGYQMLIGNTHYSDSEELALLRAYLQHSPDGLLVTGLQQAEAFSRIVEERQLPAVYMMDLSDDGRPCVGLSQEAAGAAMTRHLLQRGRRRIAYLAAQLDERVLKRLQGYRLELSAAGCHDPALEWLNPAPSSMQLGADMLDQLLAAHPDCDAVFCCNDDLAIGAIARCQQRGIAVPAQLAIGGFNDLQAAAWTTPALSTIATPRFAIGEAAARLLLQQLQGQHDDTGSRCLDLGFQLQQRGST
- a CDS encoding type 1 glutamine amidotransferase domain-containing protein; translation: MKKILMVVSSFEKYPQSARACGLWLGEAVHFVSRVEAARYTVDIVSPRGGYTPIDPLSLALADELDWEWYQNKSFMNRLGSTLQPAAVRPQDYAAIYFAGGHGAVWDFPDNAALQAIAREIYQQGGVVCAVCHGVAGLLNIRLDDGSLLVEGKQMSCFSNTEERLSGLAGQLPFLPENELVKRGARYHKAPEPWDPFALVDQRVISGQNPASTARVAELLLEALRTHSWP
- a CDS encoding biotin carboxylase, with the protein product MKDHTLVSGWLRYCRQWLLAWLQAAQQQTPKPPPRAAQGEHPMQKVSNISDLRLLFHRNERPIYFISATNFNLLGIDQWVNRFKYINYIDCFDGRHPNVFVPPQLPHEEFQSIEDINNYLLQHKDVVDYVERAGGRPVAVFLMFDAETERLCEELGIEVWFPSAALRERCDNKMETVRIGNKAGVPSVPNALCKVDSYAHLREIAAAHGLGEQLVVQTAFGDSGHTTFFISSESDFDRHAEEIIQDPEVKIMKRINCRGATLEACATRSGTLVGPLLTEVVGEAELTPYRGGWCGNEIFPGAFSEEVRAKARDMAYRFGNQLMAEGYRGYFDLDFLIDKDTDEVYLGELNPRICGASPMTNHAAFAYADVPLFLFHLLEFSGIEFELDVEELNARWANPAFIDSWSQLVIKHTANNVDIITHAPATGIYRMADDGSVSYHRFDYKRQDIESENEAFFLRISGPGDYRYEGADLGILITRGRSMTDDFALNERARNWITGIKKYYAAKPIMAVHEEQVPAPGAFKIL
- a CDS encoding endonuclease → MIARGGGTVEMQKLFYGLLLLALCGCDRDGGVKLPREVKALAQLGETVMRQLEGASGQAAGPVGGQQGKVVLSALVRGDKAVGHRDFNGAKRVLPKVFAGMQEDFYCGCAYEGKAVDWLSCGYVPRKNPERARRIEWEHVVPAWVLGHQRQCWQQGGRKNCSSNDEVYRLAEGDLNNLVPAVGEVNADRSNLSYGAWAKQPTRIYGQCGTVVDFAGKRVQPREEVRGRAARITLYMHQRYGLNMSRQDRQLMCAWARQYPVDGWETRRNARIVSLQGEGNFLVSQPARLADVCG
- a CDS encoding putative quinol monooxygenase, which produces MSVFIFATLQCKPECTAAVGAAMRDMQQASRQEAGCQQYQVLQPADQPDVLHVFEAYQDMAAVEAHRAAAHYLAYREWVADKLAAPVEVKLLQPLD
- a CDS encoding C45 family autoproteolytic acyltransferase/hydolase; the encoded protein is MRCTFEAIREDTPGARWQGLFQLRWPAYQQWFLRDGHRARPSYLAGRRALRQHMPELAGLYQQLCELAGGGDLEARFLSQWCPPSYISGCSQAVWIDPYGVAGPLLARNYDYAPALLEGSWLSTRWLGRQVLAMSDCLWGALDGINEDGLAASLSFGGRTAVGEGFGIPLVMRYLLETASTTAEAVAILQRLPVHMTYNISLLDKHSHWATVFVAPDRPTEVVSRTAVANHQHGVEWQAHARATLSEEREWMLSQGVRKAESADDVLRTLLRPPLFQTAYGRGYGTLYTAAYHPQTLTAELLWPDMRWSQYCLDVQEGVLNMRFDANHGG
- a CDS encoding carbon-nitrogen hydrolase family protein produces the protein MKRFAIAGIQMSVSAFEENITRMGHYVAHVKHRFPWVDMVLFSELAAYGPSPLKAEAMPGDAEQRLCEIAAQHGIWLIPGSLFELRNGHVFNTSPVINPQGEVIARFSKLFPFLPYEKGITAGDQFVVFDVPDAGRIGISICYDMWFPETTRTLAAMGAEVILHPTMTDTIDREVELAIARASAVTNQVYFLDINGVGDGGVGRSILVDPAGYVLHQAGNGPEIIPVEIDFDKVRRERERGLRGLGQPLKSFRDRRCDFPVYQRDSGLDSYLYQLGPLTKPEDHHQGELSGPGGPMAEIKADSDALAASQSQE
- a CDS encoding MFS transporter, which codes for MTTQHTMAMPQRRWRIGGLLGIGVLVNYFDRISLSVAAPQLQQEFHLSNSDLGLLFSAFFWTYALLQIPTGMILDRFGVTRVGRWGALLWGVASTLTACAGGFGGIFVARALLGVAEAPGFPVSAKATGYWFPRRERAMATAVFDAAAKFSNVIGVPLVALTVVHLGWRWGFGLTALLSVAYFIAFTLIYRDPSQDSKLSAAEYRHIVEGGATAEGVGQSGSLAMLAYLLRQRKVWGLSIGFAAYGYVFYLFLTWLPGYLVQTMHMSILKSASYAAIPWIFATLSDLLVGGWLIDHLIARGHDETRVRKGVLLGGMLLGLAVFGATTTSDPVIAIIWITIALSGLAAAAPVGWSLPSLIAPHGGTGTVGGIMNFANNMMGAVAPIVTGYIVGSTHSFTNAFLVAGVMLIIGMLAFVFLLGRIEAIAEPPAARASR